The genomic region CACGTCTGTTGTGTGAGGTGCAATTGTAGGACCCCATAGTATATCCTCAAGACTGGCACATTCGTCAATCGTGGCTGGCTTGGTACTGCAGTTTACACCATCCAGCCAAACGGGTCCAGTTCCATCCTCAACTGTAGAACTAACATCATAATCTGCAAAACTGTCGGTAAtagataatatacaattataggCTTATAATGGTTTTATTAACCGGAGAAAAATATCGATCGTGGAAGAAGTACTCTTTAAATGTTAGGGAAGCTACAGAAAAGGTTATGCTGTGGTagtattttgtatacatatttataaactGATACAGAtctattttatttctattcCATTGTACAAGCTTAGTTTTCAAAGATGAATCGCTTCCTCAAAAGGAGATTTATTTTCATGCATATTGGGTactcattatataaatatgatacatattttgtttggCAATACGTTTTGACTATGGCAAATTAATTTTTGCCTTCTAACGTTCTGATGTGGATTGGCAAGGGATGCAAACTCAAAGAAGATCCAACAATTTGCTTGATCTTATTGTGTCTAAAGGTTTTCAGATTATAGCACCCCAACTATTGAGGAAGTAATGTTGTGCAAGTTAAAACATACGAATAGTATTTTTTTACTCGTATAACTACACAAAAGACGAACACTTTTTTAGGATAGCATAGACTATTAATGTTTGGCAGTGTGTACACTACTCACTCGTATCCCAGCATTTTACAAATAACAACACCCAGCGTGTCGGGAGGATTGCTGTGAGTCACGGTCCCCCATCTATTGTAACGGTATATCTCCACTCTTCCCTCCAATGTATCATTAAACAGCCGAATGTTCGGGTCTAGGAAAGAGAATGCATACAAAAAAGCATAACAGACTCGTATGTACTATGTAATTTATTAACGAACTCAATGTTGTGGGTTTTTGTTTGATTGCTACTGTCATATCAAATCATGAAACGAGTTTACTGTATAATTTTTGCGGTTGTCCTAGTCAGAAATAATTCCCGAGTATTATAGATCACAACACGTATGTGTTTCAGAAACAATTCTGTACATGAACATTATGTCTATTTTTGTGCTATATATAatgcttttgtttgtttttgtttaacgtcctattaacaacatTTAGGACGAGCCTTGATTTTGGTGGTggatgaaagccggagtacccgtagaaaaaccaccggcctacggtcagtacctggcaactgccccacgtaggtttcgaactcgcaaccctgagatagagggctagtgataaagtctAATGCCTATGAATATTACCAGCTATATAATGATACGGTGCACATTATATCAAAACGACtataatatttcattcattatatatttatgaaaactCTCAAATCTATTTACCCTGTAATACCATTGGATTTTGAAAACTGAGATAATATCTTGACGTCatataaaatatcacgtgacgAAATGACATGTGCGTATTCCATGGGAAACAGATACGTTATGTGATCATTATAATTGGATGTATACTTTAATGCTGTGTTATTCATTTTAAGAAAGTTGACACATGTGTGTCAGAATTATACAAGTTATTTTAAGACAGAAATAGGACTACCTACAGctaaatatagtacagaaatgAACAGAGTGaaatgaagagtatttaataGCATTTCGTCATGTAAAGTATGCATCTCAatgtaatattgtgtatatgACTATTCCTCGAAAATCTTGGGTTTTTGGTATGTATATCCTATTCAAAATGTCCAAACGTTTTTAATTTGTAAAGTCTTAATTTGACACCACTTTTCTTAAAAAATCCACTTACCAATATTTGGTATGATGTATTCACAGATGTATGATTTCAACACAGCACAATTTGATAGGTCCCATTCCCACTGTCCGGTGTGGTAGTAGTAAACACATCCGTTTAAGACATTGGTCAGATTCCCAATGACGTCAAATCTTCCTGAAAACACCTCCCCGTCCCGCCATAGTAGAGCACCATTGCTGTCGTTTAAACCAATGTAGTATGTTTCTCCTCTGTCATAAAAATACAGGAATATTAATACAAATagacttttatatatatctcaaCAGAtctgatttaaacatatttttatttgtaactgaactttacaaagggattgggcacaagttatacaacttatataaagccATTTCccgatataattatacataatcattacaacaagatggcatatttacatatttaaattttgagagagagagagagagagagagagagagagagagagagagagagagagagagagagagagagagagagttacatatctatatatccacCGAAGCATTTAGATTAGAGCTAATCTTCACCGATGCCGACAACAGAAGTATACACAAAGCACTTTCCAAAGCTTGCTGCTGGTACTAATGTTCATCACTTCCCATGCCAATGTTTCGTTCTCCTTTCACTCCTTACTTCCTTGAAAAGATCTATTCATTTCCCTtaaaaaattattgatatcaGTTGCTTAATGTGATAAAGATATAATTGATATTACGGAGTACGTATACCAAGGCTTTTTGGTGGGTTAAGGTTTTTTTAGTGTTTCTTCGATGCCTTTTATTGTGTACTATTTACGCgctgattttgttttcaaatctTTTCCTTGTTGGATGAAATTATGATATTTTGCCTTcgtatttcattttgaaaattcttACACATTACCTCTTAGTTTACAAAAGTCAGGTGTCAGACATTGCAGTGTCAGACATTGcaacatatcaaatatttgattaatattCAAATCCTGTGACttacatttgaaataatttgatttattaaTCCAAATCCTATTTCacagtgtgtgatttatattcGAAATCATGTGATTTACATTCGAAATAATTTGATTCGCAATCCAAATCATATGATTTACACTCGAAATCATGTTATTTATGTTCAATATATTGGAATAATTTACCTAAATGCTATTCCCATAAGATAACTTACGTGTCGAGAAATGTGGTTACGAAATCGTGTATGAGCCTGTTGTAAGGTTGGGCTAGGCTGCCACCATTGGGACACGATGCATGATGCCATTGAGAATATGAATTACTGGCGGCGTAGATACATAGGTTTGGATAAACCGGATGGATCGTGTACGAGGTTGGACAGCTGATGGCCACTGTAAGACAGGAAATTGACATATAATGATGTTGTAAACTCTCATTTTCATTCATTGGGCAGGCCTATCAGCTAGACAGTTGGTTTCGTATAATCGAAATTCACCGGCGGAATAATCACAATATACCGATATCATAACAAAGCCGTAATTCTAGCTGATATGGTGACCTTTgtaaaagtacaaggagaaaaGATCAGGTATCTAGAGACACAACTGTGAATCAAGCTCTGGCAAGGtaattatgaaaatatgattGTATCTAAATTTTGAATATGAAAAGAAAAGTATAATGATATGTAAACGAACGATGAgctaaatgaaaacaaaataataatactaaCTCAAATTTAATGGATCGAGGGCAAACCATAAAcgatttatatatttaaacgAAGAAGTGGACAAGGCGTTGCAttagagtaagcgtcttctaaTTCGACGTCGATACaagttttttccctttttgtttttaatcggGGACCAATATACGTGCTGCTTTTAAGCAATAGAATATCAACCATTCACCAAATGTGCCATGCCAATTAAAATTAACACAAATATCAATCACGCAGAAATCTTAATGTATTTCATTAGGCCTAATATGATTcacaagaaaatgaaatatcaattcaatttgataataatttttgaaaattattaccGATCCATATATTAGAATAATTAAGAAGCTTACCTTGCCCATAGACATaacaaaattgatatatatggaGGAACACTATGATGAAACGCATCTCTCAGTGTTGGAATCCGTCACAAACTGAAATAGCAGTATATATCCTGTTGTTCAAGGTACATCCGGTTGGTTGTCTTGGTTACAAGCCAGCACAACAACTGTATTTACAGCTGTTTTGTAAGCAGCTTTCGAATCTTCGCATTTCTTTGAGATTTCTATGGTAGGAAACCGCATTCATAATCCATTGTTTGGAAGGATATATCTAAAGAAGCGCCATTCACCGTTAAAAGCATAAGTATGTAGATATACGGATTGTCATAATACTGAAAATTCTATGATAATGAAATCAGCCGGAAACAAAGCATATTTTACATAAGATGCCATTAACCCGATTAAGGCATGAAAGTGAGATACGCGTGCTTTCGTGCGGAGTGTGACCTAGTTCCTGAAACATTTAATCCTGCTTTGTCACTTCGTCTCTTTACACCGCTAAGTCAGATTCACATACTTATCATGACATCCGCTATTGAAATCAACTTCCAACATTGACTTTCTGCTAGTCATTCAACATACCATGAATTCCATGCGAGTTCGTTGCTGTAAGCCCAAACGTTTCACATGTTAACCTGTCTTTGCTGTAATATCTTTATACTTTTATCACTCGTAGATACTGTCCTTATCTAAATGGTCTTTCCAATTTTGTTTATGTGCTTATAATCAATGTCCTTGGTAGGTGGCCATATAAATTGACCAGTGtcattttgaaagtgatatCGGCTTTGTCTactgaaaacaatacattgtacttgtTTGTATATAGTTATCTTTCATGGTATTATATTGACCTACCAATGAAAACGCCCATTTTCAGACGGGCTAATGTTGAAATGGACTGCATTGATTATGTTATAGATGACAATGGTCTAGGTGAAACTGTGTATTCAAAGTAGACTGCTATCATCACAACGTATTACTGGATTGTTATTTCAGTACTTTTATCTACCCAATGTAATTATTGACTTCCTTGTTTGCATATATTTGAATGAAAAGGATACTTTTAAGGCTAGTTGCTTCCTATAATGGTCATTATCGTGAAATATTGATTTGTAAACAGTACAACTGGTATTAAAGGGatgatttattaattttgatCATTTACTAAACATTCAGGCagaataattatatacagatgGGTTTCATATCAATCATATACTGatgcatttttaaaaaatcgTATAATATGATAAATGTTTTTCACAGCAAAGTTGAATGTAAaggaaatataaacaaaactttaCTCCTCTGGGCCTTTACACTCCTCCGGGACAGAACTCAGCACCCAGGACCTTTACACACCTCCAGATATAACTCAGTACCCAGGACATTTACACACCTCCGGATATAACTCAGTACCCAGGACCTTTACACACCTCCGGATATAACTCAGTACCCAGGACCTTTACACACCTCCGGATATAACTCAGCACCCAGGACCTTTACACACCTCCGGATATAACTCAGTACCCAGGACCTTTACACACCTCCGGATATAACTCAGTACCCAGGACCTTTACACACCTCTAGATATAACTCAGTACCCAGGACCTTTACACACCTCTAGATATAACTCAGTACCCAGGACCTTTACACACCTCTAGATATAACTCAACACCCATGACATTTACACACTTCCGGATGTAACTCATTACCCAGGACCTTTACACACCTTCGGATATAACTCAGTACCCAGGACATTTACACACTTCCAGAAATAACTCAGTACCCAGGACATTTACACACCTCCGGATATAACTCAGTACCCAGGACCTTTGCACACCTCCGGATATAACTCAGTACCCAGGACCTTTACACACCTCCGGATATAACTCAACACCGAGGACCTTTACACACCTCCGGATATAACTCAGTACCCAGGACCTTTGCACACCTCTAGATATAACTCAGTACCCATGACATTTACACACCTCTAGATATAACTCAGTACCCAGGACCTTTACACACCTCTAGATATAACTCAACACCCATGACATTTACACACTTCCGGATGTAACTCATTACCCAGGACCTTTACACACCTTCGAATATAACTCAGTACCCAGGACATTTACACACTTCCAGATATAACTCAGTACCCAGGACATTTACACACCTCCGGATATAACTCAGTACCCAGGAC from Pecten maximus chromosome 11, xPecMax1.1, whole genome shotgun sequence harbors:
- the LOC117338199 gene encoding soluble scavenger receptor cysteine-rich domain-containing protein SSC5D-like, which codes for MRFIIVFLHIYQFCYVYGQVAISCPTSYTIHPVYPNLCIYAASNSYSQWHHASCPNGGSLAQPYNRLIHDFVTTFLDTGETYYIGLNDSNGALLWRDGEVFSGRFDVIGNLTNVLNGCVYYYHTGQWEWDLSNCAVLKSYICEYIIPNIDPNIRLFNDTLEGRVEIYRYNRWGTVTHSNPPDTLGVVICKMLGYDFADYDVSSTVEDGTGPVWLDGVNCSTKPATIDECASLEDILWGPTIAPHTTDVKVRCTVSIASSSSFCLAATSTTTTTETMTSTTTSFTTETVTMTTKEMLQPTQCIQITTMNSQTYSPFTSTTAGTYSHGIMQSSAEYSSVQPPSSQPKLQQVPKYNRRTSAMYSTSTKQDNRPSAVAIGSLGVIILVGLLGSAFYLDLLTIGKERQVFRNAGKAPPRRQERTRRSPDGRESGGSMSTSGASSDITVNEMDENPSESNENSSNLDELQRVGSAQVHPIPHGVKPLGKFPLSFEFA